Proteins encoded within one genomic window of Bradyrhizobium sp. AZCC 1719:
- a CDS encoding pentapeptide repeat-containing protein translates to MKRSIGTAALGLALVAMTATAQDMMRHVDLSSPDMVSAELTRGEVEAALAAATIAAPADFTGKRLSGLDLSGLNLSGATFRAARLNKTKLAGARLDGAILDQAWLVEADLTGASLRNANLFASQMARARLDGADLSGARVAADLTGASLVGASIAGANLGADMRNQSMGLMRAVLKSANLERLNARGADLSRVDLEFAVLKSGDLTGASLKNAQLGGADLTGITVVDTDFDGADLDTARLIAPIGLDRARNFDKIKNRDRLIRQ, encoded by the coding sequence ATGAAACGCTCGATCGGAACTGCAGCGCTCGGTCTTGCTCTTGTGGCGATGACGGCAACGGCCCAGGACATGATGCGTCATGTTGACCTGTCGTCGCCCGATATGGTCTCGGCCGAATTGACCCGCGGCGAGGTCGAGGCCGCGCTCGCCGCAGCGACCATCGCCGCGCCCGCCGATTTCACCGGGAAGAGATTATCCGGCCTCGACCTGTCGGGACTCAACCTGTCCGGCGCAACTTTCCGCGCGGCCCGGCTCAACAAGACAAAGCTCGCCGGGGCCAGACTCGACGGGGCAATCCTCGACCAGGCATGGCTAGTCGAAGCCGACCTGACCGGCGCAAGCCTCAGGAACGCAAATCTGTTCGCTTCGCAGATGGCTCGCGCCCGTCTCGACGGCGCCGATCTTTCGGGAGCACGCGTCGCTGCCGATCTCACCGGTGCGAGCCTCGTCGGCGCTTCGATCGCGGGCGCAAATCTCGGTGCCGACATGCGCAACCAATCGATGGGTTTGATGCGCGCGGTGCTGAAATCGGCCAATCTGGAACGTCTGAACGCGCGCGGCGCCGATCTGTCTCGCGTCGATCTCGAATTTGCGGTGCTGAAGAGCGGCGACCTCACCGGCGCCTCTCTCAAGAATGCCCAACTGGGCGGAGCCGACCTGACCGGCATCACCGTCGTCGATACCGATTTCGACGGTGCCGATCTCGATACGGCCCGGTTGATCGCCCCGATCGGTCTCGATCGGGCAAGAAACTTCGATAAAATCAAAAATCGAGACCGTCTGATCAGGCAATGA
- the phnN gene encoding phosphonate metabolism protein/1,5-bisphosphokinase (PRPP-forming) PhnN: MTEILTTTAPGQAVAIGPGRLILVVGPSGAGKDTLLGLAKATCTDDSKIVFPRRVITREASASEENEQVSSRTFREALARGEYAMHWEAHGHCYALSCAIDDEIRAGRTIVANVSRTVIGAMRRAYADVVVVSITAPPNVLAERLAMRRRSSDGRLEARLGRTVEDAAAAPDVTIVNTGSAEYHARQLVRVIKGEKWDDRRES; encoded by the coding sequence ATGACCGAAATCTTGACAACCACAGCGCCAGGCCAGGCCGTCGCAATCGGGCCGGGCCGTTTGATCCTGGTGGTTGGCCCAAGCGGCGCCGGCAAAGACACGCTGCTCGGCCTCGCCAAGGCCACCTGCACCGATGACAGCAAAATTGTGTTTCCACGTCGCGTGATTACGCGCGAGGCGTCGGCGTCGGAAGAAAACGAACAGGTCAGCTCCAGAACGTTCCGGGAGGCGCTGGCGCGTGGCGAATACGCCATGCATTGGGAAGCCCACGGCCACTGCTATGCACTGTCGTGCGCGATCGACGACGAAATCCGCGCCGGGCGAACCATCGTTGCCAACGTATCGCGCACCGTGATCGGCGCGATGCGCCGCGCCTATGCCGACGTGGTGGTGGTCTCGATCACGGCCCCGCCAAACGTTTTGGCCGAGCGGCTGGCGATGCGGCGGCGGAGCAGCGACGGCAGGCTCGAAGCCCGCTTGGGTCGCACGGTGGAGGATGCGGCGGCCGCGCCCGACGTCACCATCGTCAATACCGGCAGCGCCGAATACCATGCCCGCCAGCTCGTCCGCGTCATCAAGGGCGAGAAATGGGACGATCGACGGGAGAGCTAA
- the phnG gene encoding phosphonate C-P lyase system protein PhnG yields the protein MGLTGRNSREAQRKDAMAVLAHSEAGDIAGHLAAIAVPAHENLREPENGLVMVRGRIGGDGAPFNLGEATVSRAAVRLATGEIGFGYVLGRDRQKAQMIALCDAMVQSTELSGEVETKVIGPLRAAMIADRSRKAAEAAATRVEFYTMVRGEG from the coding sequence ATGGGATTGACCGGGCGGAACAGCAGAGAAGCGCAGCGCAAGGACGCGATGGCGGTGCTGGCGCATTCCGAGGCTGGCGACATTGCGGGCCATCTTGCGGCGATCGCGGTACCCGCGCACGAAAACCTGCGCGAGCCTGAGAATGGCCTCGTGATGGTGCGCGGCCGCATCGGCGGCGACGGTGCGCCGTTCAATCTCGGCGAGGCCACGGTGTCGCGCGCGGCGGTGCGTCTTGCGACCGGCGAGATCGGCTTCGGCTACGTGCTCGGCCGCGACAGGCAGAAGGCGCAGATGATCGCGCTATGCGATGCCATGGTGCAGTCGACGGAGCTTTCGGGTGAGGTCGAGACCAAGGTGATCGGGCCTTTGCGCGCCGCCATGATCGCCGATCGCAGCCGCAAGGCGGCAGAGGCTGCGGCGACGCGGGTCGAGTTCTACACCATGGTGCGCGGCGAGGGGTGA
- a CDS encoding carbon-phosphorus lyase complex subunit PhnI yields MYVAVKGGERAIENAHRLLAHERRGDRDVPELSLEQIAEQLSLGVDRVMTEGSLYDRELAALAIKQARGDLIEAIFLVRAFRATLPRFGATEPVNTGEMQVRRRVSSTFKDIPGGQILGPTFDYTHRLLDPQLADGFVPEQPATSEATQAATPRVTDILGRDGLIEPSPAADADAPVGDLTREPLSFPADRDLRLQNLARADEGFLLALGYSSQRGYGRNHPFAGEIRFGEVEVEFFAEDAGFAVPLGSIELTECQMVNQFKGSATEAPCFTRGYGLAFGQSERKTMSMALVDRSLRARELGEEVIAPAQDEEFVMSHSDNVQATGFVEHLKLPHYVDFQSELGLLRKLRKEFTEANEAPDMQEAAE; encoded by the coding sequence ATGTATGTAGCCGTCAAAGGAGGCGAACGCGCCATTGAGAACGCCCATCGCCTGCTGGCGCACGAGCGGCGTGGCGACCGTGATGTGCCCGAACTCTCGCTGGAGCAAATTGCCGAGCAGCTCTCGCTCGGCGTCGACCGCGTCATGACCGAAGGCTCGCTCTACGACCGCGAGCTGGCGGCACTCGCCATCAAGCAGGCGCGCGGCGACCTGATCGAGGCGATCTTCCTGGTCCGTGCCTTCCGCGCCACGCTGCCTCGTTTTGGCGCGACCGAGCCGGTCAACACCGGCGAGATGCAGGTCCGCCGGCGTGTCTCCTCGACGTTCAAGGATATTCCGGGTGGCCAGATCCTGGGGCCGACTTTCGATTACACCCATCGCTTGCTGGACCCGCAGCTTGCGGACGGCTTTGTGCCGGAGCAGCCGGCGACGTCGGAAGCAACGCAGGCGGCAACGCCACGCGTCACCGACATTCTCGGTCGCGATGGCTTGATCGAACCTTCGCCGGCAGCGGATGCCGACGCGCCGGTCGGCGATCTCACGCGCGAGCCGCTGAGTTTTCCGGCCGACCGCGATCTGCGGCTGCAAAATCTTGCGCGTGCCGACGAGGGATTCCTGCTGGCGCTCGGCTATTCCTCACAGCGCGGCTATGGCCGCAATCATCCCTTTGCCGGCGAAATCCGCTTCGGCGAGGTGGAGGTGGAGTTCTTCGCCGAGGATGCGGGCTTTGCCGTCCCGCTCGGCTCAATTGAGCTGACCGAGTGCCAGATGGTCAACCAGTTCAAGGGATCGGCGACGGAAGCGCCGTGCTTTACGCGCGGCTATGGCCTTGCCTTCGGGCAAAGCGAGCGCAAGACCATGTCGATGGCGTTGGTCGATCGCAGCCTGCGCGCCCGCGAGCTGGGCGAGGAAGTGATCGCTCCGGCCCAGGACGAGGAATTCGTGATGTCGCACTCGGACAATGTTCAGGCGACCGGCTTCGTCGAGCATCTCAAGCTGCCGCACTACGTCGACTTTCAGTCTGAGCTCGGTCTGTTGCGCAAGCTGCGCAAGGAGTTCACCGAGGCCAATGAGGCGCCGGACATGCAGGAGGCCGCGGAATGA
- the phnK gene encoding phosphonate C-P lyase system protein PhnK, translated as MAEPQDPMQDDQPLLVAEHVGKNYGRLTACRDVSFALYPGEVLAIVGESGSGKSTLLQLLSAQLAPSAGRVSYRMRDGVLRDLASLGEAERRFLFRTDWGYVHQDAAQGLRMAVSAGANVGERLMAVGWNHYGRIRDTASSWLERVEIDTARIDDAPRTYSGGMRQRLQIARNLVTEPRLVFMDEPTGGLDVSVQARLLDLMRNLVSELGLAAIVVTHDLAVARLLSHRVMVMKGGRVIETGLTDQVLDDPREPYTQLLVSSILPA; from the coding sequence ATGGCTGAGCCGCAAGACCCCATGCAGGACGACCAGCCGCTGTTGGTCGCCGAACATGTCGGCAAGAATTACGGCCGGTTGACCGCCTGCCGCGACGTATCCTTTGCGCTCTATCCCGGCGAGGTGCTGGCTATCGTCGGCGAGTCCGGCTCGGGCAAGTCTACGCTGCTGCAACTATTGTCCGCGCAGCTCGCGCCGAGCGCCGGGCGGGTGTCATATCGGATGCGGGATGGCGTGTTGCGCGATCTCGCCAGCCTTGGGGAGGCCGAGCGCCGCTTCTTGTTCCGTACGGATTGGGGCTATGTGCACCAGGACGCCGCGCAGGGCCTGCGGATGGCGGTCTCCGCCGGCGCCAATGTCGGCGAAAGGCTGATGGCGGTGGGCTGGAATCATTACGGCCGCATCCGCGATACCGCCTCGTCCTGGCTGGAGCGCGTCGAGATCGATACAGCGCGTATCGACGACGCGCCGCGCACCTATTCCGGCGGCATGCGGCAGCGGTTGCAGATCGCGCGCAACCTGGTCACCGAACCGCGGCTGGTGTTCATGGACGAGCCGACCGGCGGGCTCGACGTGTCGGTGCAGGCGCGGCTACTCGATCTGATGCGCAATCTCGTCAGCGAGCTCGGCCTTGCCGCCATCGTCGTCACCCATGACCTCGCCGTGGCGCGGCTGTTGTCGCACCGCGTGATGGTGATGAAGGGTGGTCGCGTCATCGAAACCGGCCTGACCGACCAGGTGCTCGACGATCCCCGCGAGCCCTATACCCAATTGCTCGTTTCCTCGATTTTGCCGGCATGA
- the phnF gene encoding phosphonate metabolism transcriptional regulator PhnF translates to MSLQESSGVALWRQVADGIERGIADGRFAAGEKLPGEIEIADTYRVNRHTVRRALAALAERGLVRAERGSGTYVEAQRLAYPLRSRTRFSEIVGAGGREPRGQLIDASEEPATRELARELGLKTGAPLIRIESVRLADRTPICVSTNWLSADRFPGAGAVFANARSMTKLLAHYGVRDYRRASTRVTAGIVDAPDAARLDLALGRPVLVVDSTDVDTDGKPLVTKRARFAAERVEFLVESS, encoded by the coding sequence ATGAGCCTGCAGGAGAGTTCCGGCGTCGCCTTGTGGCGGCAGGTTGCCGACGGTATTGAGCGCGGCATTGCCGACGGCCGCTTTGCTGCGGGCGAAAAGCTGCCGGGCGAGATCGAGATCGCCGATACCTATCGGGTCAACCGCCACACCGTGCGGCGTGCCCTGGCTGCGCTTGCCGAACGCGGCCTGGTGCGCGCCGAACGCGGCAGCGGCACCTATGTCGAGGCGCAACGCCTCGCCTATCCCTTGCGCTCGCGGACGCGATTTTCCGAAATCGTCGGCGCCGGCGGCCGCGAGCCGCGCGGCCAATTGATAGATGCCTCCGAAGAGCCCGCGACGCGCGAACTGGCCCGTGAGCTTGGACTGAAGACCGGTGCGCCCCTGATCCGGATCGAATCGGTGCGGCTCGCTGACCGCACGCCGATCTGCGTCAGCACCAATTGGCTTTCCGCCGATCGCTTCCCGGGCGCCGGAGCGGTCTTCGCCAACGCACGCTCAATGACCAAACTGCTGGCGCATTACGGCGTTCGCGATTACCGCCGCGCCTCAACCCGCGTCACCGCCGGGATTGTGGACGCCCCCGACGCGGCAAGGCTCGATCTCGCGCTCGGGCGCCCCGTTCTCGTGGTCGACAGTACCGATGTCGATACCGACGGCAAACCGCTGGTAACCAAACGCGCGCGCTTCGCCGCGGAGCGTGTCGAGTTTCTGGTAGAGAGCAGCTAA
- a CDS encoding alpha-D-ribose 1-methylphosphonate 5-phosphate C-P-lyase PhnJ, translating into MNAPAYNFAYLDEQTKRMIRRAILKAIAIPGYQVPFASREMPMPYGWGTGGVQVTAAILGPDDVLKVIDQGSDDTTNAISIRKFFGKTAGVATTTATSDATVIQTRHRIPEAPLHAGQVLVYQVPIPEPLRFLEPRETETRRMHALGEYGLMHVKLYEDIARFGHIATSYAYPVKVNARYVMDPSPTPKFDNPKMDNCPALQLFGAGREKRIYAIPPHTDVVSLDFEDHPFARYRFDAPCALCGAGDSYLDEIVTDDKGGRMFVCSDTDYCESRQLAGHRGSESAAPHKERAHG; encoded by the coding sequence ATGAACGCGCCAGCTTACAATTTCGCCTATCTCGACGAACAAACAAAGCGGATGATCCGCCGCGCGATCCTGAAGGCGATCGCTATTCCCGGCTATCAGGTGCCGTTCGCCAGCCGCGAGATGCCAATGCCCTATGGCTGGGGCACCGGCGGCGTGCAGGTGACGGCGGCGATCCTCGGGCCCGACGACGTGCTGAAGGTGATCGACCAGGGTTCGGACGACACCACCAACGCGATCTCGATCCGGAAATTCTTCGGCAAGACCGCGGGCGTCGCAACGACGACCGCTACGTCGGATGCCACCGTCATTCAGACCCGGCACCGGATTCCCGAAGCACCGCTGCATGCCGGGCAGGTGCTGGTCTATCAGGTGCCGATCCCCGAGCCGCTGCGGTTCCTGGAGCCGCGCGAGACCGAGACGCGGCGCATGCATGCGCTAGGCGAATATGGCCTGATGCACGTCAAGCTGTACGAAGACATCGCGCGCTTCGGCCATATCGCGACCTCCTACGCCTATCCGGTGAAGGTGAATGCGCGCTATGTGATGGATCCGTCGCCGACGCCGAAATTCGACAATCCGAAGATGGACAATTGCCCAGCGCTGCAACTGTTCGGCGCAGGGCGCGAAAAGCGCATCTACGCGATCCCGCCTCACACGGACGTGGTATCGCTCGACTTCGAGGATCACCCGTTCGCGCGCTACCGGTTCGACGCGCCTTGCGCGCTGTGCGGCGCCGGCGATTCCTATCTCGACGAGATCGTCACCGACGATAAGGGCGGCCGGATGTTCGTCTGCTCGGATACCGATTATTGCGAGTCTCGCCAGTTGGCCGGCCATCGCGGCAGCGAGAGCGCGGCGCCGCACAAGGAGAGGGCGCATGGCTGA
- a CDS encoding ABC transporter permease: protein MARLLSFAMFVAIWWIASLFAGDAKLPPPPAVLTAMIAEARSGNLFFHLGATLARVTLAFTLAMALGAAIGYLMGRVRLADRLGDPWLILLLNLPALVVIVLAYIWAGLTEVAAIAAIAINKLPTAVVTLREGTRALDAALDEMATVFALPRWSRFRHVILPQLSPYIAAAARSGLSLVWKIVLVAELLGRPNGVGFEIGVAFQLFDIPLLLAYSLSFAAVVLLIETLLVQPFEARSSRWRPRAA from the coding sequence GTGGCACGCCTGCTGTCATTCGCCATGTTCGTCGCAATCTGGTGGATCGCCTCGCTGTTTGCCGGTGACGCGAAGCTGCCGCCTCCGCCCGCCGTTCTCACGGCCATGATCGCGGAAGCCAGGTCGGGCAACCTGTTCTTTCATCTTGGCGCGACATTGGCGCGCGTTACGCTCGCCTTCACGCTGGCGATGGCGCTGGGCGCGGCCATCGGATACCTGATGGGCCGGGTACGGCTTGCCGATCGGCTTGGCGACCCCTGGCTGATCCTGCTGCTCAATCTGCCGGCGCTCGTGGTCATCGTGCTCGCCTATATCTGGGCCGGATTGACTGAAGTCGCTGCAATTGCGGCAATCGCCATCAACAAGCTCCCGACCGCCGTCGTGACGCTACGTGAGGGCACGCGTGCCCTCGACGCGGCGCTCGACGAAATGGCGACGGTGTTCGCGTTGCCCCGCTGGAGCAGGTTTCGACACGTCATTTTGCCGCAACTGTCGCCCTACATCGCAGCCGCGGCACGGTCAGGACTTTCCCTGGTCTGGAAGATCGTACTTGTTGCGGAATTGCTTGGACGTCCGAACGGTGTTGGTTTCGAGATTGGCGTGGCGTTCCAGCTATTCGACATTCCTTTGTTGCTTGCCTACTCGCTGAGCTTCGCCGCGGTCGTGCTCCTCATTGAAACCTTGTTGGTGCAGCCATTTGAGGCCCGGTCATCCCGGTGGCGTCCCCGTGCGGCTTGA
- the phnH gene encoding phosphonate C-P lyase system protein PhnH → MTTVAELPAGFADKVLSAQSTFRSVMDAMARPGSVQRVTAAVGAPAGTMRGAAAIALTLFDHDTPIWLDAAMSATPDVAKWLKFHTSAPVVADSSIASFALVGDAKNLPALDRFAFGSNEYPDRSTTLILQAESLTQGPTFEMRGPGIDGTALLQAMLQPRDLFQRLTINEALFPRGIDVVLVHDDLIVAIPRTTRLVASGA, encoded by the coding sequence ATGACGACGGTTGCAGAATTGCCTGCAGGCTTTGCCGACAAGGTATTGTCGGCGCAGTCGACCTTCCGCTCCGTGATGGATGCGATGGCGCGTCCCGGCAGCGTGCAACGGGTCACGGCGGCTGTCGGCGCGCCGGCCGGGACGATGCGCGGCGCGGCGGCGATCGCGCTGACGTTGTTCGATCACGATACGCCGATCTGGCTCGATGCCGCGATGTCGGCCACGCCTGATGTGGCGAAGTGGCTCAAGTTCCATACCAGCGCGCCGGTGGTCGCGGATTCATCGATCGCCAGCTTCGCCCTGGTCGGCGACGCCAAGAACCTGCCGGCGCTCGATCGCTTCGCGTTCGGCAGCAACGAATATCCTGACAGGTCGACGACGCTGATCTTGCAGGCCGAGAGCCTGACGCAGGGACCCACCTTCGAGATGAGGGGGCCGGGCATCGACGGTACAGCGCTGCTGCAGGCGATGCTCCAGCCGCGCGACCTCTTTCAGCGGCTCACCATCAACGAAGCCCTGTTCCCGCGCGGCATCGATGTCGTGCTGGTCCATGACGACTTGATTGTCGCGATCCCCCGAACCACGCGGCTGGTCGCAAGCGGAGCGTAG
- a CDS encoding alpha-D-ribose 1-methylphosphonate 5-triphosphate diphosphatase, translated as MTSKHETILGNARLVLADRVIEHGWVAFADGRIAEYGEGTAPSGSEDAGGDLIMPGLIELHTDHLEMHYVPRPKVFWDPIAAVVSYDGQLATSGITTVLDSLRVWREDGAEEVDGRAGVLAEAITSAREANLLRADHFLHLRCEIPMPSVVEEARELIDRPDVRLMSLMDHTPGQRQFRDEVKLRDYYRGKGGGKTDAELDALFEKRFAYQKAYAATNLREIVALAHRYEIPLASHDDTTEENVADAIQDRVSVAEFPTTMEAARGLHQAGIGILMGAPNVVRGGSHSGNIAAIDLAREGLLDILSSDYIPSSLLMAALQLPQHVPAIDLASAVRTVTKTPAEAVGLADRGEIAAGKRADVIRVHVARNIPVVRSVWREGRRVA; from the coding sequence ATGACTTCGAAGCACGAAACCATCCTCGGCAACGCGCGCCTTGTACTGGCCGATCGCGTGATCGAGCACGGTTGGGTCGCTTTCGCAGATGGCCGTATTGCTGAATACGGCGAGGGCACTGCGCCGTCCGGCAGCGAGGATGCCGGCGGCGACCTGATCATGCCAGGCCTGATCGAGCTCCACACCGACCATCTCGAAATGCACTATGTGCCGCGCCCGAAGGTGTTCTGGGATCCAATCGCGGCGGTGGTTTCCTACGACGGACAGTTGGCAACCTCGGGCATCACCACGGTTCTGGATTCGCTCCGGGTCTGGCGCGAGGACGGCGCCGAGGAGGTTGACGGCAGGGCAGGCGTGCTGGCGGAGGCGATCACATCCGCGCGCGAGGCGAACCTGCTGCGTGCCGACCACTTCCTGCATCTGCGCTGCGAAATCCCGATGCCCAGCGTGGTCGAGGAGGCCAGGGAGCTGATCGATCGGCCAGACGTGCGGCTGATGTCGCTGATGGACCACACGCCGGGCCAACGCCAGTTTCGCGACGAGGTCAAGCTCCGCGACTATTACCGCGGCAAGGGCGGCGGCAAGACCGACGCCGAGCTCGATGCACTGTTCGAGAAGCGCTTTGCCTATCAGAAGGCCTATGCCGCGACCAATCTGCGCGAAATCGTGGCGCTTGCGCATCGATATGAAATCCCGCTCGCCAGCCACGACGACACGACCGAGGAAAATGTCGCCGATGCGATCCAGGATCGCGTTTCGGTCGCTGAGTTTCCGACCACAATGGAAGCCGCGCGCGGCCTGCATCAGGCCGGCATCGGCATCCTGATGGGCGCGCCGAACGTGGTCCGCGGCGGTTCGCATTCCGGCAACATCGCCGCCATCGATCTCGCCCGCGAGGGACTGTTGGACATCCTGTCGTCCGACTACATCCCTTCGAGTCTTTTGATGGCAGCCCTGCAATTGCCGCAGCATGTGCCGGCGATTGATCTGGCCTCCGCCGTCCGCACCGTCACCAAGACACCAGCCGAGGCCGTGGGCCTTGCGGACCGTGGCGAGATCGCAGCCGGCAAGCGGGCCGATGTCATCCGGGTGCATGTCGCCCGCAACATTCCGGTGGTGCGCAGCGTCTGGCGGGAAGGGCGGCGCGTGGCATGA
- the pqqA gene encoding pyrroloquinoline quinone precursor peptide PqqA, translating to MSWKTPKIVEVSVGMEINMYACAARK from the coding sequence ATGAGTTGGAAAACTCCGAAGATCGTGGAAGTGTCGGTGGGCATGGAAATCAACATGTACGCCTGCGCGGCGCGTAAATAG
- a CDS encoding ABC transporter ATP-binding protein has translation MRLEVEIASKTFKSAAGEQHDVIAGVAFALNAGEVGVLVGPSGCGKSTMLRILAGLDPDFQGRVSRPAGARIGFVFQEPRLLPWRSVEENVRLAAPLADEPKLSALFEILELKAHRNHFPGELSLGLARRVALARAFAVEPELLILDEPLASLDAALASRLRDEIAMLMDGRSVITLLVTHDVDDAVRLGDRVILLSPRPARVLADLPIRTPRSARGEVEIAAIKSEIMRRIDGCPTKQDGS, from the coding sequence GTGCGGCTTGAGGTCGAAATCGCCAGCAAGACGTTCAAGAGCGCGGCGGGCGAACAGCACGACGTGATCGCTGGCGTCGCCTTTGCGCTTAATGCAGGAGAGGTTGGTGTATTGGTCGGCCCATCCGGCTGCGGCAAGAGTACGATGCTTCGGATCCTCGCCGGCCTCGACCCCGACTTTCAAGGGCGCGTCTCGCGACCCGCCGGCGCGCGGATCGGCTTCGTATTCCAGGAGCCGCGGCTGTTGCCGTGGCGGTCGGTCGAGGAAAATGTGCGACTTGCCGCGCCTCTTGCCGATGAACCAAAGCTCTCAGCACTCTTCGAAATTCTGGAGCTGAAGGCACATCGCAACCATTTTCCCGGCGAGTTATCGCTCGGCCTCGCGCGGCGCGTTGCGCTTGCCCGCGCGTTCGCCGTCGAGCCGGAGTTGCTCATTCTCGACGAACCGCTCGCCTCGCTAGATGCCGCCCTTGCGAGCCGCCTGCGCGATGAGATCGCCATGTTGATGGACGGTCGCTCCGTGATAACGCTGCTGGTCACCCATGACGTAGACGATGCGGTTCGTCTCGGCGATCGCGTAATCCTGCTGTCGCCGCGCCCGGCCCGGGTTCTCGCGGACCTGCCTATCCGCACGCCGCGAAGCGCACGCGGAGAGGTCGAGATCGCGGCAATCAAATCGGAAATCATGCGGCGGATTGATGGCTGTCCCACCAAGCAGGATGGGTCATAG
- a CDS encoding pyridoxamine 5'-phosphate oxidase family protein, with product MTVIATIEQLEAIYGFPNDASTVKVADRVTPAYRALMDKSPFAALATCGPEGLDCSPRGDLPGFVRIRDEKTLMMPDRRGNNRCDSLRNIVRDPRVALLFLIPGSGSTLRINGRAHVSADPELLASFKMEGKAPRTVIVMTVEEVYFQCARAIVRSDLWNPDKRVDPRSLPTPGQILAGMSDNAVGGEKYDREWPERARQTMW from the coding sequence GTGACTGTTATCGCTACCATCGAGCAGCTCGAGGCCATCTACGGCTTTCCCAACGATGCCTCGACGGTCAAAGTCGCCGACCGCGTCACGCCAGCCTATCGGGCGTTGATGGACAAATCGCCGTTCGCAGCGCTCGCGACCTGCGGACCCGAGGGGCTGGACTGCTCGCCGCGCGGCGACCTGCCGGGCTTCGTTCGCATCCGCGATGAGAAAACGCTGATGATGCCGGATCGCCGCGGCAACAACCGTTGCGATTCGCTGCGTAATATCGTGCGCGATCCGCGGGTGGCGCTCCTGTTTCTCATCCCCGGATCCGGCAGCACGCTGCGCATCAACGGTCGCGCCCACGTCTCCGCCGATCCGGAACTGCTCGCGTCGTTCAAGATGGAAGGCAAGGCGCCGCGCACCGTCATCGTCATGACAGTCGAGGAGGTTTACTTCCAGTGCGCGCGCGCCATCGTGCGTTCCGATCTCTGGAATCCCGACAAGCGCGTCGACCCGAGAAGCTTGCCGACGCCCGGCCAGATCCTTGCCGGAATGAGCGACAACGCCGTCGGTGGCGAGAAATACGATCGGGAATGGCCAGAGCGCGCGCGGCAGACGATGTGGTGA
- the phnL gene encoding phosphonate C-P lyase system protein PhnL has product MTAMIDITSAEKTFTMHLQGGVELPVVRGVSFQVEPGECVVLSGPSGAGKSSILKMIFGNYRCDGGRIGIRHQGTVIDLATAEPRQVLSVRRSTIGYVSQFLRAVPRVATIDVVAEPLIANGIARAEAREKAGALLRRLNIPERLWALPPSTFSGGEQQRVNIARGFISELPILLLDEPTASLDAANRTVVVELIEQKKRQRVAMVAIVHDDEIRHLIADRIVDVTSFAAAA; this is encoded by the coding sequence ATGACTGCGATGATCGACATCACCAGCGCCGAAAAGACCTTTACCATGCATCTGCAGGGCGGCGTCGAGCTGCCCGTGGTGCGCGGCGTCTCGTTTCAGGTCGAGCCGGGTGAATGCGTGGTGCTGTCGGGCCCTTCCGGCGCCGGCAAATCCTCGATCCTGAAAATGATCTTTGGAAATTACCGCTGTGATGGCGGCCGGATCGGCATCCGGCATCAAGGCACGGTGATCGACCTTGCCACGGCCGAGCCGCGGCAGGTGCTTAGCGTGCGCCGCTCGACAATCGGCTATGTCAGCCAGTTCTTGCGGGCGGTGCCGCGGGTCGCTACCATCGATGTGGTGGCGGAGCCGCTGATTGCGAACGGAATTGCACGCGCGGAAGCCCGCGAGAAGGCGGGCGCGCTGCTGCGTCGCCTCAACATTCCCGAGCGCCTGTGGGCGCTGCCGCCATCGACGTTCTCCGGTGGCGAGCAGCAGCGCGTCAATATCGCGCGTGGCTTCATTTCCGAGCTGCCGATTCTGCTGCTGGACGAGCCGACCGCCTCGCTCGATGCGGCCAATCGCACCGTTGTCGTTGAGTTGATCGAACAGAAGAAGCGACAGCGCGTCGCGATGGTGGCGATCGTCCATGACGATGAAATTCGCCATCTGATCGCCGACCGCATCGTCGACGTGACATCGTTTGCCGCCGCGGCATGA